Proteins found in one Maridesulfovibrio sp. genomic segment:
- a CDS encoding alpha/beta fold hydrolase: MPLLQPPPFKPKFPLKSGHIQTIFPRIFRKVSLPPVVKRRIETPDGDFLDIDWHLASSSRLAVIAHGLEGNSRRPYILGMARALVLAGWDCITYNFRGCSHDMNKTPGMYHSGDTRDLHTVLEYGLDHGIYDNAALIGFSMGGNHVLKYLGENPDKVPSKVRRAIGISVPCDLESSAVKLCEKSNFIYSRYFLRSLKQKIKMKNKQYPDLYPLDRLPAIKNIIDFDNSYTAPVNGFENASDYYRKSSCNQFLKNIRIPSLILNAQDDPFLPPECYPVHEAENSPVLSLQIPKHGGHVGFADIPMEKQLWSESRTVRFLNT, from the coding sequence ATGCCGTTATTGCAACCCCCTCCCTTTAAGCCTAAATTTCCTCTCAAATCAGGTCATATTCAGACTATTTTTCCCCGTATTTTCCGGAAAGTAAGCCTCCCTCCTGTTGTAAAAAGAAGAATAGAAACTCCTGACGGCGATTTTCTTGATATAGACTGGCATCTGGCTAGCAGTTCACGCCTTGCAGTCATTGCCCACGGTCTGGAAGGCAATTCCCGCAGACCTTACATCCTGGGCATGGCCCGTGCTCTTGTGCTGGCCGGCTGGGATTGCATTACCTACAATTTTCGCGGATGCAGCCACGACATGAATAAAACACCCGGTATGTACCACAGCGGAGATACCCGGGATCTGCATACCGTTCTCGAATACGGACTTGATCATGGAATTTACGACAACGCCGCCCTTATCGGTTTCAGCATGGGCGGAAATCATGTACTCAAATATCTTGGAGAAAATCCGGACAAGGTTCCGAGCAAGGTAAGAAGAGCCATCGGCATTTCCGTCCCCTGCGACCTTGAATCATCGGCTGTAAAACTGTGTGAAAAATCAAACTTTATTTACAGCCGTTATTTTTTGCGATCATTGAAGCAGAAAATAAAAATGAAAAATAAACAATATCCTGATTTATATCCGCTCGACAGACTGCCCGCCATTAAAAATATAATCGACTTTGACAATTCATACACCGCGCCCGTCAACGGCTTTGAAAACGCATCCGACTATTACCGCAAATCATCCTGCAATCAGTTCCTGAAGAATATCAGGATTCCTTCCCTTATCCTAAATGCGCAGGACGACCCATTCCTCCCCCCGGAATGCTACCCGGTCCATGAAGCGGAAAATAGTCCGGTTCTATCCTTGCAAATACCCAAGCATGGAGGCCATGTAGGGTTTGCGGATATCCCGATGGAAAAACAACTCTGGTCTGAAAGCAGAACAGTAAGATTCCTGAACACATAA
- a CDS encoding manganese efflux pump MntP family protein, giving the protein MPFYEILIISVALAMDAFTIAVACGLCMPEVSKRQNFRLSFHFGLFQALMPFAGWLAGLTVKSMVETYAPWISFILLVFVGGKMIKESFETDDSCDPYKDPTKGFSLVFLSVATSLDALAVGLSFSIMDFQILFPCIMIGITALLLTSFGLWLGRSFAKASRYSHIAEKIGGTVLILIGLKILLY; this is encoded by the coding sequence ATGCCTTTTTATGAAATATTAATCATCTCCGTAGCACTTGCCATGGACGCCTTTACCATAGCTGTGGCTTGCGGGCTCTGCATGCCGGAAGTGAGTAAACGACAAAACTTCCGGTTATCCTTCCACTTCGGTCTCTTTCAGGCTTTAATGCCCTTCGCAGGCTGGCTGGCAGGACTAACCGTTAAGAGCATGGTCGAAACCTATGCGCCGTGGATTTCGTTTATCCTGCTGGTATTTGTGGGTGGCAAAATGATTAAGGAATCATTCGAGACTGATGATTCCTGCGACCCATACAAGGACCCCACAAAGGGTTTTTCACTTGTTTTCCTTTCTGTAGCCACCAGCCTTGATGCATTGGCGGTCGGCCTGTCTTTTTCCATAATGGATTTCCAGATTCTTTTTCCCTGCATCATGATAGGAATCACGGCTCTGCTACTGACATCCTTCGGACTATGGCTGGGAAGATCTTTTGCAAAGGCTTCCCGCTACAGCCACATTGCAGAAAAAATTGGTGGAACAGTACTTATTTTAATAGGCCTGAAAATACTTTTGTATTAA
- a CDS encoding VTT domain-containing protein, with protein MSAVSSESKVSAKALIKGLAMLAVMGISVYLIRYAGLADALDTHWMDEHVRSRGLAGVLTYVGLSAFFSAVGFPRQVICFMGGYAYGFGLGTLLGTVGTGLGCAGAFIYSRLVGRSFIKKRFGARIQKVDDFLSRSPFNMALTIRFFPLGSNVITNILAGVTSIPALPFIMGSTIGYLPQNMVFALFGSGVEVSSSLRMVMAVVLFVISTLLGFKIYRKYRNQAEAVVE; from the coding sequence ATGAGCGCAGTCAGTAGTGAATCAAAAGTAAGTGCAAAGGCCCTGATCAAAGGGCTGGCCATGCTGGCAGTGATGGGAATTTCGGTTTACCTGATCCGCTATGCAGGATTGGCGGATGCGCTTGATACCCACTGGATGGATGAACATGTGCGATCTCGCGGTCTGGCCGGAGTACTTACCTATGTGGGGCTTTCGGCATTCTTTTCGGCGGTGGGATTTCCCCGGCAGGTGATATGTTTTATGGGCGGCTATGCTTACGGTTTCGGCCTCGGAACACTGCTCGGAACTGTCGGAACTGGACTTGGCTGCGCCGGTGCGTTTATTTATTCACGTCTGGTGGGCCGCTCTTTCATTAAAAAAAGATTCGGCGCACGTATCCAGAAAGTGGATGATTTTCTGAGCCGCAGCCCTTTTAATATGGCTCTGACCATTCGCTTTTTCCCGCTGGGCAGCAACGTAATAACAAACATACTGGCCGGCGTGACCAGCATTCCGGCTCTTCCCTTTATAATGGGCTCGACAATCGGCTACCTGCCCCAGAATATGGTCTTCGCCCTGTTCGGCAGCGGCGTGGAAGTATCCTCCTCCCTGCGCATGGTTATGGCGGTAGTTCTTTTCGTAATTTCAACTTTGCTTGGTTTCAAAATTTACCGCAAATACCGCAATCAGGCTGAAGCTGTTGTTGAGTAA
- a CDS encoding glycosyltransferase family 2 protein, which yields MTNQYELSLVIPVYNEQDNLHKLMQEIDAALEPINIPYEIIFVDDGSKDNSLAVLKDISSTYPKARYISFAENRGQSAAFCAGFDEARAPRVATMDADLQNDPADLPAMLNLYNEGHTMAIGWRQKRKDVWIKRIASKIANAIRNKMTSETVRDTGCSLKIMDTEMVRAIPRFNGMHRFLPTLMKMQGATVAEMKVNHRPRHEGESKYGTLDRAIAGGYDLLGVRWLLGRHFSYNIKERSGDE from the coding sequence ATGACAAACCAATACGAACTTTCCCTTGTAATTCCTGTATACAACGAACAGGATAATTTACACAAACTAATGCAGGAGATTGATGCGGCTCTCGAACCCATCAATATTCCATATGAAATCATATTTGTAGATGACGGCAGCAAAGACAACAGCCTTGCCGTGCTCAAAGATATTTCCTCAACTTACCCTAAAGCCCGGTATATTTCCTTTGCGGAGAACAGGGGACAGTCCGCTGCGTTCTGCGCCGGATTTGATGAAGCCCGTGCGCCGCGAGTCGCCACAATGGACGCCGACCTGCAAAACGACCCCGCCGATCTGCCGGCCATGCTCAATTTATATAATGAAGGGCATACCATGGCCATCGGATGGCGTCAGAAACGCAAAGACGTCTGGATTAAACGCATTGCATCCAAAATCGCCAACGCCATTCGTAACAAAATGACCAGCGAGACTGTGCGCGATACCGGATGTTCCCTGAAAATCATGGATACTGAAATGGTCCGGGCCATCCCCCGCTTTAACGGAATGCACCGTTTTCTACCTACGCTTATGAAAATGCAGGGAGCCACTGTGGCAGAAATGAAAGTGAACCACCGTCCCCGTCATGAAGGCGAATCAAAATACGGAACTCTCGATAGAGCGATTGCCGGTGGCTACGATCTGCTTGGTGTTCGCTGGCTTTTAGGACGACACTTTTCATACAACATAAAAGAACGTAGCGGCGACGAATAA
- the dhaK gene encoding dihydroxyacetone kinase subunit DhaK, which yields MKKLINDVENVVKEQLEGVALAHPELKVNFDPFYVVRSDAPVKGKVAIISGGGSGHEPMHGGFVGKGMLDGACPGEVFTSPTPDQMYECAKAVDSGEGVLFMVKNYTGDVMNFEAAAELVAGEGVKVQNILIDDDVAVKDSLYTAGRRGVGTTVLAEKIVGAAAEAGYDLEKCSDLCRKVNQYGRSFGVALTSCTVPAAGKPTFELGEDEVEMGIGIHGEPGIERMPLKSVDEMTQYAAEQIIDDPAYTRTVREWNGSEWEDKKLTDEPFAKGDNVIAFVNSMGGTPVSELYAVYKKLDEVCKDKGIKIVRNLIGPYITSLEMQGFSITLLKVDDEMLKFWDAPAQTPGFVR from the coding sequence ATGAAAAAATTGATTAATGATGTGGAAAACGTGGTTAAGGAACAACTCGAAGGCGTGGCTCTTGCCCACCCCGAGCTTAAAGTTAACTTTGATCCTTTCTATGTAGTGCGTAGCGATGCTCCCGTGAAAGGAAAAGTTGCCATTATTTCCGGTGGCGGTTCCGGTCATGAACCCATGCATGGCGGCTTTGTCGGTAAAGGTATGCTCGACGGAGCCTGCCCCGGTGAAGTCTTTACTTCTCCCACTCCTGACCAGATGTATGAATGCGCCAAGGCCGTAGACAGCGGAGAAGGCGTTCTTTTTATGGTGAAAAACTATACTGGTGACGTAATGAATTTTGAAGCCGCTGCCGAGCTGGTTGCGGGAGAAGGTGTCAAAGTTCAGAATATTTTGATTGATGATGACGTAGCTGTTAAGGACAGTCTTTACACTGCCGGACGCCGCGGAGTTGGAACCACAGTTCTCGCTGAAAAGATTGTCGGCGCTGCTGCCGAAGCCGGTTACGACCTTGAAAAATGCTCCGATCTCTGCCGTAAAGTTAATCAGTATGGCCGTTCTTTCGGTGTTGCTCTGACTTCCTGCACCGTTCCTGCTGCGGGCAAGCCTACTTTTGAGCTTGGTGAAGACGAAGTTGAAATGGGTATCGGTATCCACGGCGAACCCGGTATTGAGCGTATGCCTCTTAAATCTGTTGATGAAATGACCCAGTACGCCGCCGAGCAGATCATTGATGACCCCGCGTACACCCGTACCGTCCGCGAATGGAACGGCTCCGAATGGGAAGATAAAAAACTCACGGACGAGCCTTTTGCCAAAGGTGATAACGTTATCGCGTTTGTTAACAGCATGGGCGGAACCCCGGTCTCCGAGCTTTACGCTGTTTACAAAAAGCTTGATGAAGTCTGCAAAGACAAGGGCATTAAAATTGTCCGTAACCTGATAGGACCCTACATCACCTCTCTGGAAATGCAGGGTTTCTCCATCACCCTGCTTAAGGTTGATGATGAGATGCTTAAGTTCTGGGATGCTCCGGCGCAGACTCCCGGTTTTGTCCGCTAG
- the dhaL gene encoding dihydroxyacetone kinase subunit DhaL has translation MSMNKAQLIAWFGRLNEVYADKKEYLTELDAAIGDADHGINMNRGFGKVMEKLPTVESKDIGTILKTVGMTLMSSVGGASGPLYGTFWMKGGMILGGKEELSSDDFAKLIEAGVEGILQRGRPDLGDKTMYDLWAPVLEVVKDKAASGDDVLAIVEAALPVGEKALADTIPLQAKKGRASYLGERSIGHQDPGATSSFYMLETLKEVLS, from the coding sequence ATGTCTATGAATAAAGCCCAGCTTATTGCCTGGTTTGGCAGATTGAACGAAGTTTATGCCGATAAGAAAGAATACCTTACTGAACTCGATGCCGCTATCGGCGATGCTGACCACGGAATCAACATGAACCGCGGTTTCGGCAAAGTTATGGAAAAGTTACCCACCGTGGAATCTAAAGACATAGGCACCATCCTCAAAACTGTGGGCATGACCCTCATGTCCAGTGTCGGCGGTGCCAGCGGCCCCCTTTACGGAACTTTCTGGATGAAGGGCGGTATGATTCTGGGCGGCAAGGAAGAATTGAGTTCTGATGATTTTGCGAAACTCATAGAAGCAGGAGTGGAAGGAATTCTTCAGCGTGGCAGGCCGGATCTCGGCGATAAGACCATGTATGATCTCTGGGCACCTGTCCTCGAAGTGGTTAAAGATAAGGCCGCAAGCGGTGATGATGTCCTTGCTATTGTGGAAGCCGCACTCCCCGTTGGTGAAAAAGCCCTTGCCGATACTATCCCCCTGCAGGCCAAGAAAGGCCGCGCCAGCTATCTGGGTGAGCGTTCCATCGGTCATCAGGACCCCGGCGCAACTTCCTCTTTTTACATGCTGGAAACACTGAAAGAAGTTTTATCTTAA
- the ptsP gene encoding phosphoenolpyruvate--protein phosphotransferase, producing MVGLVIVSHSQTLAQGVLELAEQMTRGSVVMEAAGGIDDPDNPIGTDPMKVMMAIESVAAQSEDGVLIIMDLGSALMSAETALDFLPDEVKEKVLLCSAPIVEGTMAAAVQASVGASLKEVSAEAGAALNVKIEQLAPITGESVAPAVAVELEESEGEEISVELLVLNKMGLHARPAANLVAEAGKFQSAIRIHKDGKSASAKSINQVALLSVKNGETITVISTGPDSSQAIEAIIALHADNFGEREEDVVEAIKVVPSCQVGGEGFVTGAPASSGYAVGPVYAHLASLPEVEKSSVSDIENEIKRLDQAIDRAIADLHDLQRDTEKTAGKANAAIFEVHGLILADKDMRDKAASIISDEKVNADFAWLQVINNMAEQYRELSDEYMQARAADIMDCGGRVLRVLTGAEEQGITLERDSIIVAHDLTPSDVAGMDPERVLGIVTEIGGATSHAAILSRSMGIPAVIGTGDCFQQIANGQIIALDGFAGTVWTAPDRTKLDEISVKRDKWVTEREQAKAKGAAPAKTVDGTEIMVMGNIGTPADAPRVLEYGAEGVGLFRTEFLFQDRDQEPDEQEQFKAYTEAAKAMKGNPVIIRTLDIGGDKPVKYLDTPVEENPFLGERGVRFCMARPELFRTQLRALLRAASEENILIMFPMISGVEELEGVLAFQEEVRQGLLSEGVKVADKIKTGIMIEVPSAVAEAEKLGKICDFFSIGTNDLTQYVMAADRGNKSVAKICDSLNPAVLRMVKMTCEAAAANKIEVGMCGELAGNPSASALLLGLGLDELSMSGPSIPEVKEAIRAVSMEDCRALAEKALAVKSGDEVRELLK from the coding sequence ATGGTTGGATTAGTAATTGTTTCGCACAGCCAGACGCTGGCGCAGGGTGTTTTGGAACTGGCTGAGCAGATGACCCGTGGTTCCGTGGTTATGGAAGCGGCCGGCGGAATTGACGATCCCGACAATCCCATCGGTACCGATCCCATGAAAGTCATGATGGCCATTGAGTCCGTTGCAGCGCAGTCCGAAGACGGTGTGCTGATTATCATGGATCTTGGAAGCGCGTTGATGAGCGCTGAAACAGCACTCGACTTCCTGCCCGACGAGGTGAAGGAAAAAGTACTGCTTTGTTCCGCTCCCATAGTGGAAGGGACCATGGCGGCAGCTGTACAGGCTTCTGTGGGGGCTTCTTTGAAAGAGGTGAGTGCCGAGGCCGGCGCTGCTCTTAATGTAAAGATTGAGCAACTGGCACCGATTACCGGGGAGTCTGTTGCACCGGCAGTTGCTGTTGAATTGGAAGAATCTGAAGGCGAAGAAATCAGCGTAGAACTCTTGGTTCTTAACAAAATGGGTCTTCATGCCCGTCCAGCCGCGAACCTTGTTGCCGAGGCCGGTAAATTTCAATCAGCTATACGAATTCATAAAGACGGCAAAAGCGCTTCTGCTAAAAGCATCAACCAGGTGGCTCTTCTGTCAGTTAAGAATGGTGAAACCATCACCGTTATCTCTACCGGTCCTGATTCCTCGCAGGCGATTGAAGCAATTATAGCATTGCATGCTGATAATTTCGGTGAACGTGAAGAAGATGTGGTCGAAGCAATTAAGGTTGTCCCGTCTTGTCAGGTCGGCGGAGAAGGATTTGTCACCGGTGCTCCTGCATCCTCCGGTTACGCGGTCGGCCCGGTTTATGCCCATCTTGCAAGTCTGCCGGAGGTGGAGAAATCCTCGGTCTCTGATATAGAGAACGAAATTAAACGGCTCGATCAGGCAATTGATCGCGCTATTGCGGATCTTCATGATTTGCAGCGTGATACAGAGAAAACCGCGGGCAAAGCAAATGCCGCCATTTTCGAGGTGCACGGACTTATCCTCGCTGATAAGGATATGCGCGACAAAGCTGCATCAATTATTTCTGACGAAAAGGTTAATGCCGATTTTGCATGGTTGCAGGTTATTAATAACATGGCCGAGCAATACCGTGAATTGAGTGACGAGTATATGCAGGCTCGCGCTGCTGATATTATGGATTGCGGTGGGCGAGTGCTGAGAGTTCTGACCGGAGCGGAAGAACAGGGAATCACACTTGAACGTGATTCAATTATCGTAGCTCACGATCTTACTCCTTCCGATGTCGCCGGTATGGACCCGGAAAGGGTTCTCGGTATTGTTACTGAAATAGGCGGGGCTACTTCCCATGCCGCTATTCTCTCCCGCTCCATGGGGATTCCGGCTGTAATCGGCACTGGTGATTGTTTTCAGCAGATCGCTAATGGACAGATTATCGCTTTGGACGGTTTTGCCGGTACGGTCTGGACTGCTCCGGATCGGACAAAGCTGGATGAAATTTCCGTTAAGCGTGATAAATGGGTGACCGAACGCGAACAAGCCAAGGCTAAAGGCGCCGCACCAGCTAAGACCGTAGACGGAACAGAAATAATGGTAATGGGTAATATCGGTACCCCCGCTGATGCCCCCCGTGTACTGGAATACGGTGCTGAAGGAGTGGGGCTGTTCCGGACCGAATTCCTTTTTCAGGATCGTGATCAGGAACCGGATGAACAGGAGCAGTTTAAAGCTTACACTGAAGCTGCCAAGGCCATGAAAGGTAATCCGGTCATCATCCGTACGCTCGATATCGGCGGTGATAAGCCCGTAAAATATCTTGATACTCCGGTCGAGGAAAATCCTTTTCTCGGTGAACGCGGAGTCCGTTTCTGCATGGCCCGGCCGGAACTTTTTCGCACTCAGTTGCGTGCTTTGCTGCGTGCCGCCAGCGAGGAAAATATCTTGATCATGTTCCCAATGATTTCCGGGGTTGAAGAACTTGAAGGTGTGCTGGCGTTTCAGGAAGAGGTCCGCCAAGGGCTTTTATCTGAAGGCGTTAAAGTTGCTGATAAGATTAAGACCGGAATTATGATCGAAGTTCCTTCCGCTGTTGCCGAGGCTGAAAAGCTCGGAAAAATTTGCGATTTCTTCAGCATCGGTACCAACGACCTGACTCAGTATGTAATGGCTGCGGACCGTGGTAATAAATCAGTGGCCAAAATCTGCGACAGCCTTAATCCTGCTGTTTTGCGCATGGTCAAAATGACCTGTGAAGCTGCTGCTGCTAATAAAATCGAAGTCGGCATGTGCGGTGAACTGGCCGGTAATCCAAGTGCCTCCGCGCTGCTGCTGGGTCTCGGACTGGACGAACTTAGCATGAGCGGTCCTTCCATACCCGAGGTAAAGGAGGCCATTCGCGCAGTATCTATGGAAGATTGTCGCGCTTTGGCTGAAAAGGCATTGGCTGTTAAATCCGGAGACGAGGTTCGTGAATTGTTGAAATAG
- a CDS encoding amino acid permease yields MSNSVKKKLSVFTLSMMTVAAVCSLRGLPMMAREGLSMIFYILFSTLIFLIPASLVAAELGGAFSKESGGVYTWVKAAFGSRWGFTAIWLQWIQNVVWYPTVLGFGAGALAYLFMDPALANSGIYTGSVILIAYWGATFITLAGTDMVSKVTKYGVLLGTMLPGLLVIILGLLWVNMGNPLEFMQVPAAVEIAEKAAGELPHARLFPSITGLGSVAFLAGIILLFAGVEVHAVHANELEDPGKQFPESMFLAAAIIFLLFTLGSLSVAAVIPASEISLTAGLMQAFEMLLAKFNLSFMTPVIGLLVAFGAIGGVMSWISGPSRGLLHTAAQGELPPILAKTNKNGMPINILMVQAVIVSLLAGLYFIMDNVSVAFFMISAMTVTLYLVMYILMYASAIKLRYTRPDLPRTYKVPGGLVGLCTVAGLGLIGVSFALVVGFFPPTNLKVGNPALYVALVAAGMVVFVGLPLLINSMKKPNWKQDK; encoded by the coding sequence ATGTCAAATTCCGTGAAAAAAAAGCTTTCGGTTTTCACCCTATCAATGATGACCGTTGCTGCGGTATGCAGCTTGCGTGGCCTGCCCATGATGGCACGGGAAGGTCTTTCCATGATCTTTTATATCCTCTTTTCCACTCTGATCTTCCTTATCCCTGCATCACTGGTAGCCGCAGAACTAGGCGGGGCTTTTTCCAAGGAATCCGGCGGAGTTTACACGTGGGTTAAAGCAGCTTTCGGGTCCAGATGGGGTTTTACGGCAATCTGGCTACAGTGGATTCAAAACGTTGTCTGGTACCCGACAGTGCTGGGCTTCGGGGCCGGGGCTCTGGCCTATCTCTTCATGGACCCCGCTTTGGCTAACAGCGGCATATACACCGGTTCGGTTATTCTAATCGCTTACTGGGGCGCAACTTTCATCACCCTCGCCGGGACAGATATGGTCAGCAAGGTAACCAAATACGGAGTCCTGCTGGGAACAATGCTTCCGGGGCTGCTGGTCATCATACTTGGGTTGCTGTGGGTAAATATGGGTAATCCGCTGGAATTCATGCAGGTTCCAGCCGCGGTCGAGATTGCGGAAAAAGCAGCCGGAGAGCTGCCTCACGCCAGATTATTCCCCAGCATAACCGGGCTGGGTAGTGTCGCTTTTCTCGCCGGTATCATACTTCTTTTCGCCGGGGTGGAGGTCCATGCAGTGCATGCAAATGAGCTGGAAGATCCTGGTAAACAATTTCCGGAATCAATGTTTCTGGCAGCAGCAATAATTTTCCTGCTCTTCACTCTTGGTTCACTTTCCGTTGCAGCTGTAATTCCAGCCAGCGAAATTAGTTTGACCGCAGGGCTAATGCAGGCTTTCGAAATGCTGCTCGCAAAATTCAACCTCAGTTTCATGACTCCGGTGATAGGACTTCTCGTTGCCTTCGGGGCCATCGGCGGAGTTATGTCATGGATCAGTGGTCCCAGCCGGGGACTTCTCCATACCGCAGCACAGGGCGAACTACCGCCCATTCTTGCTAAAACCAACAAGAACGGTATGCCCATAAATATCCTCATGGTTCAGGCCGTAATTGTAAGCCTGCTCGCGGGCCTTTACTTCATTATGGATAACGTAAGCGTGGCTTTCTTCATGATTTCAGCCATGACCGTAACCCTCTATCTGGTCATGTACATATTGATGTACGCTTCGGCCATAAAACTGCGCTATACCCGGCCCGACCTGCCCAGAACATACAAAGTACCCGGCGGCCTTGTCGGCCTGTGCACAGTAGCGGGACTCGGTCTGATTGGCGTAAGCTTTGCTTTAGTTGTCGGATTCTTCCCGCCCACAAATTTAAAAGTAGGCAACCCGGCCCTGTATGTTGCCCTTGTTGCAGCTGGCATGGTGGTTTTTGTGGGCCTGCCGCTGTTAATCAACTCCATGAAAAAACCGAACTGGAAGCAGGATAAATAG
- a CDS encoding LysE/ArgO family amino acid transporter, translating into MSSIIPYIQGFGTGAGLIIAIGAQNAFVLTQSIKKNHHLSICLVCALCDAFLISLGVLGTGQLIASNPMLLKPAAWGGTLFLAWYGFGSFRSAFKSEKLETEKTTVTELKPVILLTLTITLLNPHVYLDTVVMLGSLSGQYEGMERYVFGLGAISASFVWFYTLGFGGRALAPLFKKPFTWRVLDSAVCLTMWAVAWNLAQKAISI; encoded by the coding sequence ATGTCATCTATTATTCCATATATTCAGGGATTTGGAACCGGGGCAGGATTAATTATCGCTATCGGGGCACAAAACGCTTTTGTGCTAACACAAAGTATCAAAAAGAATCATCATCTCAGTATTTGCCTGGTCTGCGCGCTGTGTGACGCATTCTTGATCAGCTTAGGCGTCTTAGGAACCGGTCAGCTTATAGCCTCCAATCCTATGCTGCTGAAGCCTGCGGCATGGGGCGGAACTCTTTTTCTTGCATGGTATGGATTCGGATCGTTCCGGTCAGCATTTAAAAGTGAAAAACTTGAAACAGAAAAAACTACCGTAACCGAATTAAAGCCGGTTATTCTGCTGACTCTGACCATCACACTGCTCAATCCTCATGTATATCTTGATACGGTTGTCATGCTAGGTTCGCTGAGCGGACAGTATGAAGGCATGGAACGCTATGTTTTCGGGCTGGGAGCCATCTCCGCATCCTTTGTCTGGTTTTATACCCTTGGGTTCGGAGGCCGGGCACTCGCTCCATTATTTAAAAAACCTTTCACATGGCGGGTACTGGACAGTGCGGTATGTCTAACTATGTGGGCGGTTGCATGGAATCTGGCCCAAAAAGCAATTAGTATTTAA
- a CDS encoding LysR family transcriptional regulator ArgP, with product MFDNIFLEALAAVVEEGSFDKAALKLNISQSAVSQRIRSFEEQLGRVLVVRKTPPEPTEDGRKLIKHLHTIKLLEHELKDSMGLNPKGEFVTLPVGVNADSLAYWFLDALEPFLKKHKVLLDIYVDDENQTHEMLRRGEVVGCISTGSKPVKGCRCDYLATFDYLCLSSPEYNDRWFRDGFNADAVALAPAAVFNRKDETQSRMLEKVFPGEIVRHPIFYVPSTESFADVLCRGLAYGMVPEFQAQPELDSGRLIEVVEEGRVPVSLYWHSWNVETKLLDLMRRELVDFFTKK from the coding sequence ATGTTCGATAATATCTTTTTGGAAGCATTGGCAGCGGTGGTGGAGGAAGGCAGTTTCGATAAGGCTGCATTAAAACTTAATATTTCACAGTCCGCAGTATCTCAGCGCATACGCAGTTTTGAAGAGCAACTCGGAAGAGTTCTTGTGGTACGCAAAACACCACCAGAACCAACTGAAGACGGACGCAAGTTAATAAAGCATTTGCACACCATAAAATTACTGGAGCATGAGCTTAAGGATTCCATGGGGCTTAATCCGAAGGGAGAATTTGTTACGCTTCCCGTGGGAGTTAATGCGGATAGCCTTGCTTATTGGTTCCTAGATGCACTTGAACCCTTTTTAAAAAAACATAAAGTGCTGCTCGATATTTATGTGGACGATGAAAATCAGACTCATGAAATGCTCCGCCGCGGTGAGGTGGTCGGCTGCATAAGTACCGGATCGAAGCCGGTTAAAGGGTGCCGCTGTGATTATCTGGCCACTTTTGATTATCTGTGCCTGAGTTCGCCGGAATATAATGATAGATGGTTCCGTGATGGTTTTAATGCCGATGCTGTCGCCTTGGCCCCTGCAGCTGTTTTTAACCGCAAAGACGAAACCCAGTCCCGAATGCTGGAGAAAGTTTTTCCCGGAGAGATCGTTAGGCATCCGATTTTTTATGTCCCTTCAACGGAATCTTTTGCAGATGTGCTTTGTCGGGGCTTGGCTTATGGCATGGTTCCAGAATTTCAGGCTCAACCGGAACTTGATTCCGGTCGTTTGATAGAGGTTGTAGAAGAGGGCAGAGTGCCTGTTTCGCTTTATTGGCATTCATGGAATGTCGAAACAAAATTACTCGATTTGATGCGCAGAGAGCTTGTTGATTTTTTTACAAAAAAATAG